CGATGAACTTGTGGCTCACCGTCGGTTCGAATCGCTGAGCGTGCGGCGCAAGATTTTCCGCGTTCGAATCCGGCTCGACGAAACCCGGAGCTTGCTTGAGCCCGTAAGGCCCGAGCCCGAAGGACGTTTCGTAGAGTCTCCACCCCGTCTCTTCCCGGACGCAGACCATCCAGTGATGCGGTGAGTCGGTGCGCTCCAGCTTGACGTTGCCCTGCGCGGGGGCAGTGGGTGGCACGAGGAACGTCTTGCCCAGCACATACTCCTCGTCGGCATATTCGAAGCGCGTGTTGGTGGAGGTCGCCGTCCCAATCGCGGGTGCGACCTTGACCTCCGCGCACTCGATTCCATGCATGGCGATGCAGTTGATGAAGAGCTGTGCGAAGGCGCTGCAACTCGAGTTGACCTTGAAGTTTCCACTCGGGTCCTGCTTCAGCTTTTCTCGACGCTCCCGCATGCACCGGAAGAAGTCGTCCTCGGGCAAGGGGTTCACGGTGAGCCAGTACCCCATGTTCGAAGGGTGGGGGTCGGGCGTCCCGACGAAGCGACTCCAGATGGCCTTGATGACCTCGGCGGAGCCGGCTTTGCCCTCCGCCCAGGTGCACGCGAAGTACAACGCATCCAGGAGCGCGCCCCCCTTGTAGGCCTTGATGTTGTAACGCCCGGCCGTGGGCTTGGCATCGACGATGAAGAACGTGTGCTTCGACTGCCGCTCCACCGCCGCGTACTCACAGCCGCTCTCCGCCACCTCCCAGGTGAACTCCACGCCGGAAAGCAGGGTCACCGTGCTGGGAATGCCGTCGAGCGGAAACTCCGCCGTGCAGTCTCCGTCGGCGTTGAACTCGACCTCGGTGTCACGCACCCACAGGCAGGTCCCCGGGCCTTGCGCGACCACCGCCCGCACCCAGCGGCGGCTCGAGCTCGGCAACTTGTCCGAGGACTTCTTGGGACGGGCCTTGAGCGTCACGCTCAACATCGGAGGGGCCTGCGGCTCCAGTGCTCCCGACCGCACATACGCCACGGGCCAACTGACCGGAGGCCTGTTGAGGCTCTTGAGATAGGGGTTGATGACCGCGGGCTTCCAATGGGGGTCGTTCCCGTCTGGGAACGCATAGGGCGGAAGGTTCCGGTCAGGTTCCGAGGCGTTGCCGGGCAGGCAGTAGACGGGGTCCCCCTCTGTTGGGAAGAGGAGGTACTCGACGCGGATGTGATTCCGGAAGGTGATGGCCTCGAGAGAGACGACGAACTCCACCACGGGCTCTTCACACGAGCGCACCGGGGGCGAGGCAATGCCAGGCGCCGTACGTGAGTGCTGCTGCTGAATGAACTGCGCATCCTGGACGACCGAGCTGGGATATTCCATGTTGCGCTCCAGGGAGCTGGCGAGGCGTCACTGCGCTTCGTACGCGGTGTCCGCGGGCGGAGGCAGGGCCGCGGCCTCCCGCCAATCCACGTCCGTGGCACCTCGAAACAAGAGAGTCATCTTTCCCCTCGCGGGCACCGCCGGGTCGGCCAGCAGCCGCTGAAACGGAGGATGCGCGTCGAACCGCTCCGAGACGACGACACTGAGCAGTCCAAAGGAGCGCAGGTCCCGGTCATCATGAAGGCCGTAGGCCCGGGCACGCTGAAGCGCCGCCGCGACGCGACGCCGCACCGCGCCCCGTTCCTGCCCCACGACATGGCCTGGATGTTCCACGTAGAGCTGCTCGACGATGGCGACGACGCGCTTGTCGTCGTTCACCGCGTCCAGGGCATGGAGCTGCGCCTCACGAATCCTGAGCATCGGGTCTCCGGGATGACAGGGGGACAGCCAGCCGCTCGAAGAACACGAGGGACGCGTCGAGCGGAAACTTGGGATTGCGGTTCGGGGCGCGAAGGAGCGGCAGGAACCCCAGCTTCTCGAGCACGCGGAGGGACGCGATGTTGCCATCCAGGACGCAGGTCCGCACCCGTTCGAGCTTCAGCGCCTCGAAGGCGAAGCCGAGCACCCACCGGGTGGCGCGTGTCGCCAGGCCCCGTCCCCAATAGGGCCGGCCAATCCAATAGGACACCTGCGCGGACCGCTCGCGCGGAGATACCGCCATCAGCGAACAGCACCCCACGAAACCTTCCTGGGGGAGCATCACCGCGAAGTGGAACGCCTCTCCCTTCGCGCGTGCCTCCGTCGCCGCGTGTATCCAAGCCTCCGCGTGGCCGGGTGGATACGGCGAGGGCAGGTGCGAGGTCGCACTGACCGCCGGGTCCGACGCAAGCGCCTGGAGCGCCGCTGTGTGCAGGCGCGTCACCGGCTCCATCAGGAGCGCGTCGCTCGAGTCCGCGGCGGGCATCCAAACGAATATGGCACAGGAGCCGCCCGCCCCGAGGAGCGCTGATGTGTTTCTTCCAGGAGGCCGTGGGCGCCGCCGTTTCCCGGCCCGAAGCGAGCGCTCGTTCTGTGCGGCGTCGGCCCCCTGCGCTACACTCCCACGCCCCTCGGCGGTGTGCCAAGGGGCGCCGCGGCATCAACGTGTCAGGGCTGGAGCGCTGTGTAGAGCGTGACGACAATGGAAGCCCAGCACCGCGACCACGGCGCCGAAGCGGAGGTTCTCCAGCCCCCATCGACGGCAGCTCTTCGACTTCCATCACCTTGGCGACAACGCCAAACAGGGCGTCGAGCGCCGCCAGGAAGTCGCGCGGGTTCGCCGCGGTCTTGATGGACGGGTGAGGGTCCGCTGCCGACTCCGGCAAGGGATGCCCATCGCGCCGTGCGACCCACTCAGCGTTCAGCGCGTTCGTCTGGAGTTGGATGCTCAGGCGGCGTCCGTCCAGGAGCGCATACGCCAGGCCCTGCTTCATCCTGGCGGTGCCAGCGTCCCGGCGTGTCATCCGCGGCCCACAGGCCCCATTCACCGGTCTGAGCGGCGGCTCACCGCCCGAGGCGACCGCTCGCGGAATATCGACCCGCGCGCACAAGCGAGGGCCCGAGATCCACACCCCACTCTCACGACGGAGCTCCGCCCCATGTCCCCATTCGCCGCCACACTACTCGCCACCTGGCTGACCGCCGCGCCCACGGACGACCTGGAAGCCATCCGCGCGCGGGTGGCGGACTACACCGAGGGCGTGAAGTCCGGCGACGCCGCGAGGCTCCAGCGGGCCTTCCACACCGAAGCGAAGCTCCTGCACGTGGAGCCGGACGGGAGGCTCGACATCAGGCCTTCCTCGGACTTCATCCAGAGCGCTGTGCAGGCCCCTGTCCCGGAGAGCGAAGCGTCGGTGCTCCAGGTGGACCTCCATGGCAGCGCGGCCATCGTCAAGGTGGCGATGCGCACACGACGATGGAGCTTCATTGACTACCTCACCCTGCTCAAGGTGGAGGGCCAGTGGACCATCGTGAACAAGGCGTATCACCGCGCACCTCGGACGAATGAGGACCAGCGCGGCGCCGGTCCATGATGAATCCATGATTTGTGCCAGAGGAGCCCGCGCGACAGACTTCTCCCCCATGAGATGCTTCCGGCACGTTCCAGGGCTCGCCATCATCGCCGTACTGACCGCGTGTGCGCCGCGCGTCGTGCGCCCCACGCCGGAGATGGGGCGGGTGGAGGACGTCCGGACGCAGGACGGCGACTACGACGGGTACTCCGTCGCGAAGCACCTCGCCCGCCAGCAGCCTGACCAGGGGGCCTACGGCCACGTCGTGGTGACAGGGCATGGGCAGCGGCCCATTGTCGTGAGACAGCGCACACGCCGCGTGGATGGAATGCCCTTGTCGGGCTCCGTAGGGCTGCGCATCGACCCCATCGTGATGCGACCGGATGACCCTCGTGGACCCGACTTCCTCGCGGGTCGCATCCTGGGCCTCGACTACGCATTCATGAAACAGCAGGGGTGGCTGTTCCCTTGCGAGCCCTCCGACACCACCTGGCTGTGCTACCGCACGAGCCCGGAGCTCATCACCCCGAGCCTCGCATCCCTGGACCCGCTCATCGCGTACCTTGGCCGCTGGATGAAACACGGCGGCTACGGAGGAACCATCACCATCAGCGTGTGGCGGCCCCAAGGCAGCCCCGAGGAGATTCGCACCCCGTTCGGAAAGCATGACGGCTTCACGCTGTCCTGGGCCCAGGGGCCCGACGTCCGCGAACGGACTGCCGTCGCGCTCACCGGCCACGGCACGCGCCTCTTCGCGCCAAGGGAGGAAGGACAGCCCGAGGCCTACGAGCAACGGGGCAACACCGCCGTGTTGATTGGGGGGCCAGAAGCTCCGGGCACGGCCCTGCTCAGTCGGTCCAAGTCCTATCCTCCCTACGCCGTGTTCGTTCACGTCGTCTCCTATGCGGACGTCGACGCGGCCATCGAGCAGTGGGGCCGGCACCTTCGCGAAGGTGAGCACCAGGGGACCCTCGTGATTGCCGTAAGCGGCCCCTGGTATTTCCAGACGCTCTGATACGCGGCGCCCCTCCCCCAACGGAGCCACGTGCCATGCGCGGGAGGCCCCAGGCTCGCGCGGCGTTGCGCCTCGTGGCGCAAGCGTGTACCCCGTCGACGCGCCGTGACTTCACGGTGCTCGAGTCCGGAGGAGAGCCGTCTGACACCCGTCACCGTTGCCCGCCCCAAGCCCCGCGTGTTGGCAGACGTCGTCTCTCGCACCCCGGGCCACGACGTGGCGCTCATCGTGGGCGGAGCGTTGCTCACCGCCCTGCTCGCGCAGGTCTCCCTTTCGGTGCCGGGCTCTCCAGTCCCCATCACGGGGCAGTCTCTAGGCGTCATCGTCACGGCCGCGGCGCTAGGGCCCCTGCGTGGCGCGGCCGCGATGGGCCTCTATCTTCTGCTGGGGGCGGTGGGCCTGCCCGTCTACGCGGAGGGCTCCAGCGGCCTCTCGCGCCTCATGGGCGCCACCGGCGGCTTCCTGGTGGGCTTCCTCCCGGCGGCCTTCCTGGTGGGTCTCGCCGCACGGCACGGGATGGATCGCCGGCCCTGGAGCGCGCTGGTGGTCTTCATCGGCGGGCAGTTGCTCATCTTCGCCGTCGGCGTGCCATGGCTCGTCGTGGCAGCCCGGCTCGGTCTGGCCAAGGCCATCGACGTGGGCTTCCTCCCCTTCGTGCCCGGGGGACTCATCAAGGCCGCCATCGCCGCGATGCTGGTGCCCCTGGCCTGGCGGTTCGTGGACCGGCGAGACTCCTGAGGCCGTGTCCCCACTTTGGAAACAGTGCCACACGTTCGACGCTCCGGAGCACGCATGAAACGGCTAACGGCCAGTCTGTCCCTCCTCATCGCGTGCGCCACGCCAGCGCCCTCCGTGGCGCCCGAATCAGGCCCGGCCCTCGCCGCCCGCTCGACGCCCGCGCCACCGAGCACCGTTTTCACGCTCCTGAGCGTGGAGGTGTTCGGCTCCCGCAAGGTCCCCAAGGAGCAATTGCTCGAGGCCATCGGGTTGCCCGCCGCAGGCAGCCAACTCGACAAGGCTCGGATGGACTTCGGCGGCGTCCTCCAGGAGAGCAAGAAGCGGGTGACCGAGAGGTGGCCCTTCGCCCTCTGCGCCTATTCAGTCGCCGAGTACCCCGGAAACCTGATGCGGGTGACGGTGAATCTCGTGGACCAGGGCGACGAGTGGCGCATGACGTTCCTGCCCCCTCCACAGGGTTCCCCACCCGATCCCTCGGGGTTGGTCGATGCCTGGGTCAGCTATCTGAAGAAACTCCAGGAGCTGCGACAAGCAGGAGCCTTCCCCACCTTCGGAGTCGGAACGTGCCAGGCAATTGTCTGTCACGGCGGCTTCGAACACCCGGAACTGGCGCACCGGGAGCAGGCCTTCGTCGTTGGCGTGCCCAGTCACTTCGACGCGCTGGTGCGGGTGCTTCGCGAGGACCGTGACGACATCCGCCGCATGAGCGCGGCGATGCTGCTGTCGTACCACGGCGCGCGTGAAGAACTCGCGGAGGCCATCAGCCTGTCCGTGAAGGACTCCTCCGCGGGCGTTCGCAACGAAATCCTGCGCTTGCTGGGCGCCGTCCAGAAGGACCAGAAGCAAGTCATCAGCCCGCTCGAACCCATCCTGGATGCGCTGTGGTTCCCGCTCAGCACCGACCGAAACAAGGCCGGCTGGGCGCTCGTGCAAATCGTTGAATCCGAAGGAACTGTCCGCCGCAAGCAAATCCTCGACACTTCTGGGGAGATGCTCATGCAGATGGCGGGCATGGAACAACCCATCGACCATGAGCCGGCGCGCAAGGTCCTCACGATTCTTGCCGGACGCGACCTGGGCGCGGACGAAGCCGCGTGGCGCCGCTGGATGACGGAGACCTCCGCGCAATGACACAAAGCCCAGCACCCTGTTGAGGCTGCTGGGCTTCCAGACCCGCCCCGGGGAGCACGACGTAACGGGCAGCAGACGTCCCCGTGGCCACCGTGCCCGTCTGCGACGTCCAGGTGTTCGTGGTCTTGACCGTCAACCAAGCCATCCAGAGACCAACGCGTCTCATGGAACACCGCGAGCGTTGATGGACGACGCGTCCACTGTAGCAGGCGGACTGGCTTTACATCGGAGATTCACCTGCAACCAAGAAATACACTCACACGAATTCACACATCCGCGTCCGCGACGGCGAACCCCATTGCCGGAATGAGGCCGACGACTGTCTTTCACTTGTCGTTTCTGATAGGTTCACGGACGTTGCGATTGGCGTCCTGACACAAGGAGAAGTGCAATGTCCCTGCATCTCGCCGTGCGTCGTTCCCTGTCGGTGTTGTGCGCGAGCCTCATGCTTTCCGCCTGCGGCGGCGAGCTCGAAGAGCCCATCGCGGAGACACACGGTGAGCAATCATCACCGGGCGAAGCGGCCATGAAGCCTGGCGCCCCGGGTTCGGATGAATCGCTCGTCGATTGCTTCATCTACACCTGCCCCAGGACTGGCAGGACCTACAGCGGTCCGACCGATTACGCCGCGCGGCACCGCTGTGAGCTGAACTGCGGCAATTTCTGCACCTACACCTCGAACGTTTGCGTGTAAGGCCCCACGCCAGGGGAATGGGTCCGTGCGCGCCTGGACTCGGGCTCGCGCGGCCCTGCCCCAGGTGACAGTGAATTCAAGACAGGAGGAAGCCCGGCGATGGTCAAGAGACGAGCGGTCCTGATGGCGAGCTGTGGCGTGCTGCTGGCAGCGTGCGGCGGTGATTCACCAACCGAGAACGACGAGATTGTCGCCAACCTGCGCGAGGCGGGGTTGCCCGCGGCCGACATCTCCATCGTCGATGGCTCCGTCTATCTGGGCCACGACGCACACGTGTCTCTCGAAGCCTCCCGGGAGATGCTTCAGCCTGGCGACGGAAGTCAGGAGCATTATCGGACGACCAACATCGTCGGGTCTCAAGTGACGCGCATCTGCGTCGTCCCCACCGCCGCCTTCCAGAGCATCAGCCGGCTCAGCCAGGGGCTTGACCATGCGCTCGCCAACTACAATGCCCTGGGCCTCAGGATCACCTTCACGCGAATCTCCTCCGGCAGTTGCCCGGTGACCATCACCGCGACGACCATGGCGGGAGTGGGCCACAGCGCGGGCTTTCCCGCGAACGGCTTGCCCTATCGGCAAATCGCCATCGGGACTGGCCTGGCGACAGCCAGCCTGGATGTGGTGGAGCATGTCATTACCCATGCCCTTGGCCACACGCTCGGCCTCCGTCACACCGACTACTTCAACCCCAGCATCAGTTGCGGCAGCGGAGCCCCTCCGTCCCAGGAGCCCGTGGGCGTGGGTGCCATCCACATCCCCGGAACGCCCAGCGTCCCCTCCCCGGGCGGCTCCATCATGAACACCTGCTATCCGCCGGATACGGATGGGGAGTTCACGCCCTACGACATCATGGCGCTGAACTTCCTCTTTTGAGCAGCGGCCAACACTGACACAGCCCGACGTCGTCTGGAGGCCACGGGCCGTCGGGCCTTGTCCGATTGCTTCAAGACCCGTGGCCGCCGTTCAGCGATGCTCGGCCCATGGCACTCGAAACCACGCACGTCAGCATCTCCATCGCGCGTCCCGCCGCGGACGTGTACGCCTATGCGAGCGACCCGCGAAACCTCCCCCACTGGGCGGCGGGGCTCAGCAGCGACATTCGGGAAGTGGATGGCCGCTGGGTCGCGGCCTCCCCCATGGGGCAGGTCTTCGTCGAGTTCACGCCCACCAACGAGCTGGGCGTACTCGACCACCACGTCACCCTGCCGAATGGGGAGACGGTCTACAACCCGGTCCGCGTCATTCCGGATGGAGCGCACAGCGAGGTCGTGTTCACCCTGCGCCGGCGAGAGGGCATGTTGAAGGAGGAATTCCGAAAGGATGCGGAGAGCGTCGCGGCGGACCTGGCCCAGTTGAAGCAACTGCTGGAAAAGGTGGCACTCACCTGAAGGAAGCGGCGCATGCGAAACGCGATTTCGTCCAGGTGCGTCTCCAGTGCCCAGTGTCCCGCGTCCAGGAAGTGCAGCTCCGCGTCGGGCACGAATCGGAGGACCCGACCTCCGCCAATGCGCGCCGGCACCCACGGTCCCGCCTCATTCCGAAGCGGGCCGAGGTGCCGAACGCGTCCTTCACTGGAAAGCTAGTCACCCACGGCGCGAGGCATGCCCGTCACCCTCTGCCTGACTGCCCCTGGGACACCCAGGCAGGAAGGGGCATCTCCCTGCGTCACTGTATCGACAACGCCCAGGTGTAGTTGCCGTTCGTCCCAATCGACGTCAGCGTCGCCCTGCAGGTCGCGGACGTGCTCCCCCGGGAGGTGGCCGTCCCATTCGGAGTCCAGTAGGCGGAGGTGCCCAGAATCGGGTTGGGTGGCGTGTAGATGCTGCTCAGGCTGAAGCGGCAGGTCTTGCTTCCATTCGTGTAGTCGAAGTGGACAGCGGACGTGGTGCCGCAATCCGTCTGATGGGTGAGCGACGTCGAGTTGGCGGGAATCGAAGCCAGCCCAGGGATGATGGGCGCGCACGCATTCAGATAGGAATTGGTGATCGCGCTGGTGGTAATCCTGTTCTGCACGGTGAAGGTCAGCGTGGCCGCCTGAGCGGCCCCCAGTCCCAGCGTGGCCACCGACAGCGCCGCGCCCCACATGATGCCTTTCATGAACACCCCCGAGAATGGGAAGCCTGTCTTCCCAACCCGACAAACTAGACGTCAGCCATCCGCGTTGTCCAGGGAGCCATTCACAGTCCAAACGAACCTGCCTTCGGCCACGAAGGCGCCCAACCCCGCACCGTGAATCCCCACCCAGGACTACGGCGAGTAGCCCTTGGGCCAGCGCGTCGTCGCGTCGTGCTGGGAGTCCTTCGCGTCGCCAGGCATCCGCGCGCCACGCAGGTCCGCGCCCCGGAAGTCCACGCCATGCATCTGACTGCCCGCAAAGTCCACGTCCCGCAGGTCCGCGCCGTCAAACCGGGTTCCCCCCAACCTCGCCCCAGCGAAGCAGGCGCCACGAAGCTTCGCGCCGGAGAAGACGGTCCGTCCGCAGGAGGCATTGGTGAAGTTCGACGCGTGCAGGTCCGCGCCACGGAAGACGGTGTCGAAGAGGTCCGCCTTCGTGAAGTCCACTCCCGAGAGGCGGGCCTCGGTGAAGTCCAGCACCAGGAGCATGTACGCGCCCAGCCGGAGTCCCGGCAGCGCCCCCCCTGCAAGGGAACAGGGAACCGCTCACCATGGGCATCCATGTACCGCTTGCGCCACGAATTCCAACGCGCCTCGCCGCCCTTCACCTCATTCCGGAGCATCGCCAGGGCTTCAGCCGTGGTCGGAAGGAGCAGCTCCATGAACTGCTGTTCGGAGAGCACCTCGAACGTCGCGCCCTTGTCCTTCAACCCCGAGACGACGCTGGCCGCGGCACCCTCGCCCATCACCAGATGAGTGACTGTCGCGTCGGGCCTGGCGGCGACGGCCCCTCCCAGCTCCTTCAACAAGCCCTCACGAAACGCGGGCTTCGCCTCGCGGAAGCGGCCACCGAACAGGAATCGGGCGCCTTCGAGGCGCTTCTCGAACAAACCGGCGGGAGGGCTGGCCACGGCGCGCTTCGCCCGCGTCTTCTTGCCGCCCGTGGACGCAGGAGCCGCGGCCAGGAGGAAGGGAGTCCCCGCGTCGAGCGGCCCGTCCTTCAATGTCTCCACCACCACGCCACCGTCCGGTCCGACATAGGCCACCGTGTCGCCGCGGCGCGCGATGGGTCGCACGTCCTTCACCAAGGAGCTGGGCTGGGCGTCCTCCGGGTCGGGCTCCAGCCACCGCGCCTTCGCCGGGTCCGTGGCCTCCACCTGGAGCAGCCGCCCCAGTGAATCGGCCACGACGACGTGCGCGTCTCCCGCGTAGAACACCTGCCCGAGGACGGCGTCATGCCGCTCGAGCCGGCGCATCGTCCCACCGCTGCGCGGGTCCACGAGCAACAGCCAGCTTCCGGCATCGTCGCGGTCGCCGTCCGCCACGCTCACCGCGATCCAACCGCGAGGAGAGACGGCCAGTCCCTGCACATACACGTACTCGCCCAACTCGAAGGACCAGACTGCTTCCGGGGACGCGCCCAGCCGCCACAGGTGCAAGGCATTGTCCGCGGTGACGAGCCACGCATCATCAGGGCCGAAGGCACAGGCGCGAACCCGCTCCTTGTGCACCAGCTCGGACTGGAGCCGCGACCGCTTCAATTCCCAGAGTTGGACACGCTCCTGTGCGGGCGCCGCGAGCCGCGTCTCATCCCGGGAGATGGCCAACGGCCCCGACGTGTAGCTGGCCAACTCGAAGGCCTCGCGTGACGTCGCGCTGAGCGACGCTTCGACGAAGATGGAATCATGGTCGAGCCGCACCAGCATTCCCGAAGACAGGCCCTTCACATCCGAGGGGGAGAACCTGCCTTCAAGCTCCGTCCGCGCGCCAGAGTCGCGGTCCCACGAAACATAGGCGGAGTTCGAGGCGGCCACGACGGCGCCCGCCGTGAGCGCCAGCCCCTGGATGGGTGACGGCGCGGCATCACCCGTGCGCGGCGCGCCATCCGCTGTTGACCAGACGCTGAGCGCTCCCGAAGTGGAGCCACTGGCCAGCCAGCGCCCATCTGGGGAGAGGGCCATCACGGCGCCCTGCAGGTGACGAGCAGGCACCTCGATGACCGGTCCCCGGCCTC
This genomic window from Myxococcus hansupus contains:
- a CDS encoding SRPBCC family protein, with the protein product MALETTHVSISIARPAADVYAYASDPRNLPHWAAGLSSDIREVDGRWVAASPMGQVFVEFTPTNELGVLDHHVTLPNGETVYNPVRVIPDGAHSEVVFTLRRREGMLKEEFRKDAESVAADLAQLKQLLEKVALT
- a CDS encoding nuclear transport factor 2 family protein, with amino-acid sequence MSPFAATLLATWLTAAPTDDLEAIRARVADYTEGVKSGDAARLQRAFHTEAKLLHVEPDGRLDIRPSSDFIQSAVQAPVPESEASVLQVDLHGSAAIVKVAMRTRRWSFIDYLTLLKVEGQWTIVNKAYHRAPRTNEDQRGAGP
- a CDS encoding biotin transporter BioY; the protein is MLADVVSRTPGHDVALIVGGALLTALLAQVSLSVPGSPVPITGQSLGVIVTAAALGPLRGAAAMGLYLLLGAVGLPVYAEGSSGLSRLMGATGGFLVGFLPAAFLVGLAARHGMDRRPWSALVVFIGGQLLIFAVGVPWLVVAARLGLAKAIDVGFLPFVPGGLIKAAIAAMLVPLAWRFVDRRDS
- a CDS encoding M57 family metalloprotease, which encodes MVKRRAVLMASCGVLLAACGGDSPTENDEIVANLREAGLPAADISIVDGSVYLGHDAHVSLEASREMLQPGDGSQEHYRTTNIVGSQVTRICVVPTAAFQSISRLSQGLDHALANYNALGLRITFTRISSGSCPVTITATTMAGVGHSAGFPANGLPYRQIAIGTGLATASLDVVEHVITHALGHTLGLRHTDYFNPSISCGSGAPPSQEPVGVGAIHIPGTPSVPSPGGSIMNTCYPPDTDGEFTPYDIMALNFLF
- a CDS encoding pentapeptide repeat-containing protein, translating into MLLVLDFTEARLSGVDFTKADLFDTVFRGADLHASNFTNASCGRTVFSGAKLRGACFAGARLGGTRFDGADLRDVDFAGSQMHGVDFRGADLRGARMPGDAKDSQHDATTRWPKGYSP
- a CDS encoding GNAT family N-acetyltransferase; amino-acid sequence: MPAADSSDALLMEPVTRLHTAALQALASDPAVSATSHLPSPYPPGHAEAWIHAATEARAKGEAFHFAVMLPQEGFVGCCSLMAVSPRERSAQVSYWIGRPYWGRGLATRATRWVLGFAFEALKLERVRTCVLDGNIASLRVLEKLGFLPLLRAPNRNPKFPLDASLVFFERLAVPLSSRRPDAQDS